In Perca fluviatilis chromosome 18, GENO_Pfluv_1.0, whole genome shotgun sequence, one genomic interval encodes:
- the LOC120546366 gene encoding beta/gamma crystallin domain-containing protein 1-like isoform X2 — MSESPEEQQSTGVLGRIGSWLSPWRVKGPKSPTENAPPTSDQAVKSEGEEESEDSVRLRAGEQQWEEEKEQSSNPNPLCLPRDIFPCEEEDATQSAHRDGAVVSRTETAEGGPKKEEFVECRKKRVGQGKKREESSNGTSASGNLEKNASHLTHFSSSSEQGVVWDSERAHTQPPAQRQAQAQTGRRLHVYLEETSVIHCGQNSHSGQEVVQTKVTKKNLKVLGKAKSSPGFDLNLSSISAENKRTDVKRTDVRPAVEAQSYNSALVGVSLKSRKHSQSEPEPEEQTEADSMGRKNTARRKSRKNSQEDGADNSQEKVPPSAQPVPEGISTSDNSVSDAQGKSPKTAMGESSVNSSSKHNPTSQASPEGAESKTSSSDTVQQLDNFQDSNSVIAATLACVDGGADMEDDNSLYKVERRTETPESKRRSMKVSRSEVKLFTKYVPLNPKQNPTGDTQELKAAFKNNKDEAKDKPNTEIDARLHKLKKINEDPKPVVSRLADKISLFERPAVRVSKQTFQTQRSADFVLSDQRSSSAERCGMARSSSASPTREKPMTIKERARNFTEASKTEDMAGLPQTPAMKGMSDNSTLSVAVAASKSPKLDHQGRLDTKEQIQEAKSEITLKPDGQDTSTVGVKISISKEQPTSSKTNDTVASKTADQGTKPNSVETDVSSKGPGDSAELTSSISPQSRGPSRTASRSKRRKGREPTSPISPNSENKPDCFTRKPELTAIKQQVDDTEESASASKQVSLPSQKAQGNASDKQITETETKRKAFKKELEVLDIQKKQLDSSFKKENIDKPVSRQEGLPEPSVNKDEPDTAAHSSETKTPIDKDPGILPQKEEKAGGHSLLFTQKRDKASKDSRETSASSPSPAVERPTETSLMEQEPPVEHPKLDKELSMQSESKSKSEASEANKKDTGQTPQPRNKDIELTNQAENKDVDKLEKVEGEKTNQTERKSKEKPQQLLHSEKITTKAKVSDSRQGISGTEGRAARDDERKNAERKDETQLVKAITKPETNQVKQVSQSSKKTGVTSDLSAQKQHVGNTRTTHPEKAAVCAVTQTNEAVCVSKSEKGPSKEEKATNGPPELQTKAVESPGTDTGPVVIAEEPQPHSVEKTENSPDDSCAHGANDAQFSSSTSITKATTAAEKVTVKAAGGTPALITAQTDNMSEKELSVEESTPISVSKSGAGQDDGKETVKLVPSEVNVSGDVMKLALQCEELRKTKSTSDITPLKGLKIIAQSPSDSAASSSTVNVVKKTAEKTFHSPIDELSSVANGDIFPHQQLHTVKKELVNNKPSQTPKAPTSPQANKPIPDSTQRSTMKKLHLPRGLSKDDSATRQDAPSSWLDVDFPKRRLKVPVPKLSSSGSESNLLDTSGELDDEDFVEKIKKLCSPFSLPPRKHNQLRQPQPPFAMPAIREDRFEKTFDPEEFKFGLRKKNQFTVDTTPGLLAKLQNKETKSGLKPARASLADRSMLLSSLDTHSRLRDKTSVKDEEDVKEEKDDQLKVKSRLEGSCVLSSLTSSILRGKRNGVQTQAEGTNSGDVSPSEAPQLSPPPLTQPPPPSPTAAAPLKETLALSNREEAQAVVSDSGPPLPSFNDIKLPDYLEKYLPREPVKPVQSIQGQQQFQTTVIEKMATPASGGEADLAVKPGPVLPDAVPPCFPDIPSITHSTLPELKQPSAQPQGRLSENIRTAKGFHKRPGKMVLFEKAQFSGQAHEIYRDVADATSLQLSPLISVKVVRGCWVLYEKPDFQGRSIALEEGGIELTNVWAEPGLETEPQNNPPMLIGSIRLAVWDYSLPHIDLFTEPEGRGRVTPYHDDTIETGSFGIPLSTASIQVHSGVWLVFSDPGFQGMIAVLETGEYPFPETWGFPSPFVGSLRPLKMGGFKVENPNEVKAVVYEKPGLEGCCLEIDSDIFSFCESEAVAADGANFDATKLNSVGSLKIIGGLWVGYSEPGFEGQQHILEEGEYLDCSDWGGSEQLLSLRPILADFMSSHLKMFSDIQFGELGVNIDLTVPVINMDDTGYGMKTQSVDVMGGVWVVFEEPGFCGECYILEKGLYGSPEDWGALQPRVASAMPVVLDDFENTAKFKVQLFSEPGFQGSVLPLEDSVASLQDGVSVASCKVLAGSWLAFEGQDFTGRMYVLEVGSYPDLRAMGCVNASCSILSLQTVGFEFSLPSITLFERCGLWGKRVVLTDGSVNLQLAGGCTRVQSVLVEGGMWVLYEGINYRGPQILLKPGEVPDWRKFSSWQKIGSLRPLLQKRVHFRLRNRQTGLMMSVTGDLDDVKLLRIQEAEETGEFEQIWFYQNGHLHCKLLEECCLSPSGSVTIAGSRVGLTPEPDNQIHLWSITPEGFISYTPTSDLVLDIKGGLHYDKNQVILQTLDPSKLQQRWDVEII, encoded by the exons ATG TCTGAGAGCCCTGAGGAGCAGCAGAGCACTGGGGTCTTGGGTCGTATTGGGAGCTGGCTTTCTCCATGGAGGGTAAAAGGTCCGAAGAGTCCCACTGAAAATGCCCCCCCAACCAGCGATCAGGCTGTTAAGtcagaaggagaggaggagagtgagGATTCTGTGAGACTCCGGGCAGGGGAACAACagtgggaggaggagaaggaacaGAGCTCCAATCCCAACCCACTCTGTCTCCCCAGAGATATTTTCCCCTGTGAAGAGGAGGACGCCACGCAGTCTGCCCACAGAGACGGCGCTGTTGTGAGCAGAACTGAGACAGCAGAAGGAGGTCCAAAGAAGGAGGAGTTTGTGGAGTGCAGGAAGAAGAGAGTTGGGCAGGGCaagaagagggaggagagcagTAACGGTACTTCAGCGAGCGGGAATCTTGAGAAGAATGCCAGTCATCTGACacatttctcttcctcttctgaGCAGGGAGTGGTATGGGACTCTGAGAGGGCCCACACCCAACCTCCGGCCCAAAGACAAGCACAGGCCCAGACAGGCAGGAGGCTCCATGTGTACCTGGAGGAGACCAGCGTGATTCACTGTGGCCAAAACAGCCATTCTGGACAGGAAGTTGTCCAAaccaaagtcacaaaaaagaacCTAAAGGTCCTCGGCAAAGCTAAATCATCACCGGGTTTTGATTTGAACTTAAGTTCAATAAGTGCAGAGAACAAAAGGACAGATGTCAAAAGGACAGATGTGAGGCCTGCTGTTGAGGCACAGAGTTATAACAGTGCCCTAGTGGGAGTGTCACTGAAATCACGCAAGCACTCGCAGTCAGAGCCTGAACCTGAAGAACAAACCGAGGCTGACAGCATGGGGCGTAAAAACACAGCCAGAAGGAAATCCAGGAAGAACTCTCAGGAAGATGGAGCAGACAACTCCCAGGAGAAAGTGCCTCCCAGTGCCCAACCTGTCCCAGAGGGAATCTCAACATCAGATAACTCCGTGTCAGATGCTCAGGGCAAAAGTCCAAAGACTGCCATGGGAGAGTCATCTGTAAACTCCTCCTCCAAGCACAACCCCACCTCTCAGGCTTCACCtgaaggagcagagagtaaGACTTCCTCTTCCGACACAGTCCAGCAGTTGGACAACTTCCAGGATTCAAACTCAGTCATTGCAGCCACTCTGGCATGTGTTGATGGGGGCGCAGACATGGAGGACGACAACAGTCTTTACAAAGTAGAAAGGAGGACAGAGACACCAGAGTCCAAACGCAGGAGTATGAAGGTTTCTCGAAGTGAGGTGAAGCTTTTTACAAAATATGTGCCTTTGAATCCAAAGCAAAATCCAacaggagacacacaggaaCTTAAGGCAGCGTTTAAGAATAACAAAGATGAAGCAAAGGATAAGCCCAATACAGAGATTGATGCCAG ACTACACAAGCTGAAGAAAATTAATGAGGACCCTAAGCCAGTCGTCAGCCGCCTTGCGGATAAAATCAGCCTCTTTGAGCGCCCAGCAGTGAGGGTCAGCAAGCAGACCTTCCAAACACAGAGGAGTGCAGATTTTGTGTTGTCAGACCAGAGATCAAGTTCAGCTGAACGTTGCGGCATGGCCAGGTCCAGCTCTGCGTCGCCCACCAGGGAGAAGCCGATGACGATCAAGGAGCGAGCGAGGAACTTCACAGAGGCATCTAAAACAGAGGACATGGCAGGGCTGCCTCAAACACCAGCTATGAAAGGAATGTCTGACAATTCAACATTGTCTGTTGCAGTTGCTGCATCAAAGTCACCAAAACTGGACCATCAGGGTAGACTGGATACTAAAGAGCAAATACAGGAAGCAAAGTCAGAGATAACATTGAAACCAGATGGACAAGATACCAGCACAGTAGGGGTAAAGATTTCCATATCTAAAGAACAACCAACGAGCTCCAAAACAAATGACACAGTGGCCTCAAAAACTGCAGATCAGGGTACAAAACCTAACAGCGTTGAAACTGATGTTTCATCTAAAGGGCCGGGTGATTCTGCAGAACTGACCAGTAGCATTAGCCCACAGTCCAGAGGCCCGAGCAGAACAGCCTCCCGCTCTAAAAGAAGAAAAGGTCGGGAACCAACCAGTCCCATCAGCCCAAATAGTGAAAACAAACCAGATTGCTTTACAAGGAAGCCAGAGCTCACTGCTATAAAACAACAGGTGGATGATACAGAGGAGAGTGCTTCTGCCTCCAAACAGGTCTCATTACCATCTCAAAAAGCCCAAGGAAATGCATCAGACAAACAGATAACTGAAACTGAAACCAAACGGAAAGCATTTAAGAAGGAATTGGAGGTGTTGGACATACAGAAGAAACAGTTAGATTCTTCATTTAAAAAGGAGAATATCGACAAACCGGTCAGCAGACAGGAGGGATTGCCTGAGCCATCTGTCAACAAAGATGAACCTGATACTGCTGCTCATAGCAGCGAAACAAAGACGCCTATTGACAAAGATCCTGGTATTTTACCCCAAAAGGAGGAAAAGGCAGGGGGACACAGTCTCTTATTCACACAGAAGAGAGACAAGGCCTCCAAGGACAGCAGAGAAACATCagcctcctccccctcccctgcGGTTGAACGACCTACTGAAACGTCTTTGATGGAGCAAGAGCCCCCTGTTGAACATCCTAAATTAGATAAAGAATTGTCGATGCAATCTGAATCAAAAAGTAAAAGTGAAGCGAGTGAAGCGAATAAAAAAGACACTGGGCAAACACCGCAACCCCGAAACAAAGACATAGAACTAACAAATCAGGCAGAGAATAAAGATGTGGATAAATTAGAAAAGGTAGAGGGCGAAAAAACTAAtcagacagagaggaaaagcaaagaaaaaccaCAGCAGCTCCTGCATTCAGAAAAAATTACCACAAAGGCCAAGGTTTCAGACAGCAGACAAGGTATCTCGGGGACAGAGGGTAGAGCTGCTAGGGATGATGAAAGAAAAAATGCTGAAAGAAAAGATGAGACACAGCTGGTCAAAGCCATAACAAAACCAGAAACAAACCAAGTCAAACAAGTCTCTCAGTCCTCCAAAAAGACCGGTGTAACATCAGACCTTTCTGCTCAAAAACAACATGTCGGAAATACGAGGACTACACATCCCGAAAAGGCTGCTGTTTGTGCCGTCACCCAGACTaatgaggctgtgtgtgtgtctaagagTGAGAAAGGGCCGTCAAAGGAAGAAAAAGCAACTAATGGGCCTCCTGAGTTGCAAACAAAGGCTGTAGAAAGCCCTGGAACCGACACAGGGCCAGTAGTGATTGCAGAAGAACCACAGCCTCATTCTGTGGAAAAAACAGAGAATTCACCAGATGACTCATGTGCACATGGAGCAAATGATGCTCAGTTCTCTAGCTCAACTTCTATTACCAAAGCAACTACAGCAGCTGAGAAAGTGACTGTAAAAGCCGCTGGTGGCACTCCAGCGTTAATAACTGCACAGACAGATAATATGTCAGAGAAAGAATTATCTGTTGAAGAGTCTACTCCTATTTCTGTCTCTAAATCTGGAGCAGGGCAAGATGATGGGAAAGAAACTGTCAAATTAGTGCCCTCGGAAGTCAACGTCTCCGGAGATGTAATGAAACTAGCTCTACAGTGTGAGGAATTAAGAAAAACAAAGAGCACAAGTGACATCACTCCACTCAAGGGCTTGAAAATAATAGCACAGAGCCCCTCTGATAGTGCTGCTTCTAGCTCCACAGTTAATGTGGTCAAAAAGACAGCTGAGAAAACATTCCATTCACCAATAGATGAACTTTCATCTGTTGCTAATGGTGATATCTTCCCACATCAACAACTACACACTGTCAAAAAGGAACTGGTCAATAACAAGCCAAGTCAAACTCCAAAAGCACCCACTTCCCCACAGGCTAATAAGCCGATCCCAGACTCAACCCAGCGTTCAACCATGAAGAAACTCCATTTGCCAAGGGGACTAAGCAAAGATGATTCTGCAACACGACAAGACGCCCCCTCAAGCTGGCTGGATGTGGACTTTCCTAAACGGAGGCTTAAAGTCCCGGTGCCCAAACTGAGCTCTTCTGGAAGTGAGAGCAATCTTCTGGACACCTCTGGTGAACTAGATGATGAAGATTTTGTTGAGAAAATCAAGAAGCTGTGCTCCCCGTTCTCCCTCCCGCCACGTAAACACAACCAACTCCGGCAACCTCAGCCGCCATTCGCCATGCCTGCCATCAGGGAGGACCGCTTTGAGAAGACGTTTGACCCCGAGGAGTTTAAGTTTGGCCTGAGAAAGAAAAATCAATTCACCGTAGACACAACCCCAGGCCTTTTGGCCAAGCTCCAGAACAAGGAGACAAAATCTGGCCTGAAGCCTGCCAGGGCTAGTTTGGCAGACAGGAGCATGTTGCTCAGTAGCCTGGACACTCACTCTCGCCTCAGGGACAAGACCTCTGTCAAAGATGAGGAAGATGTCAAGGAAGAGAAAGATGACCAGCTCAAGGTGAAGTCTCGCTTGGAGGGGAGCTGTGTCCTCAGCAGCCTCACCTCCTCAATCTTAAGAGGGAAGAGGAATGGAGTTCAAACGCAGGCAGAGGGCACCAATTCTGGGGATGTGTCACCTAGTGAAGCCCCCCAGCTAAGCCCTCCACCTTTAACCCAGCCACCCCCACCAAGCCCAACTGCTGCAGCTCCACTCAAAGAAACACTGGCCCTGAGCAACAGAGAGGAAGCCCAGGCTGTGGTCAGTGACTCAGGCCCTCCACTTCCCTCCTTTAACGACATCAAGCTGCCGGACTATTTAGAGAAGTACCTCCCCCGAGAACCAGTGAAACCAGTGCAGAGCATACAAGGACAGCAGCAATTCCAAACTACG GTTATTGAAAAAATGGCAACTCCAGCCTCCGGAGGTGAAGCAGATCTGGCTGTGAAACCAGGTCCGGTTCTTCCTGATGCTGTACCTCCATGTTTTCCTGACATTCCTTCAATCACACACTCTACACTCCCTGAGCTTAAGCAGCCTTCGGCTCAGCCACAGGGAAGACTTAGTGAAAAT ATAAGAACTGCCAAGGGATTTCACAAGCGCCCTGGAAAG ATGGTGCTGTTTGAGAAAGCTCAGTTCAGTGGCCAGGCGCATGAGATTTACAGGGATGTAGCAGATGCTACTTCTCTGCAGCTATCACCTCTCATTTCTGTAAAGGTTGTTAGAGGATG CTGGGTGCTCTACGAGAAGCCTGACTTCCAGGGACGCTCCATTGCCTTGGAGGAGGGAGGCATTGAATTGACAAATGTGTGGGCAGAGCCTGGGCTGGAGACAGAACCACAGAACAACCCACCAATGCTGATTGGCTCGATTCGACTTGCTGTCTGG GATTACAGCCTCCCCCATATTGATCTGTTTACTGAACCGGAAGGCCGCGGCAGAGTAACGCCTTACCATGATGACACAATAGAGACGGGCTCGTTTGGCATCCCACTGAGCACTGCTTCCATCCAAGTGCACTCTGGGGT GTGGCTGGTGTTCAGTGACCCGGGGTTCCAAGGCATGATAGCTGTGCTGGAGACAGGAGAGTACCCTTTTCCTGAGACCTGGGGCTTCCCATCACCATTTGTTGGATCTCTTAGACCACTTAAAATG GGTGGTTTCAAAGTGGAGAATCCCAATGAAGTCAAG GCTGTGGTGTATGAGAAGCCTGGCCTTGAGGGCTGTTGTTTGGAAATCGACAGTGACATTTTCAGCTTTTGTGAAAGTGAAGCCGTTGCTGCAGATGGAGCAAACTTTGACGCAACAAAACTGAACTCTGTGGGTTCTTTAAAGATCATCGGAGGACT TTGGGTGGGCTACAGCGAGCCTGGGTTTGAGGGCCAGCAGCACATCCTGGAGGAAGGAGAGTACCTGGACTGCAGTGACTGGGGAGGCTCAGAGCAGCTCCTTTCACTGCGACCAATACTGGCT GATTTCATGTCTTCGCACCTCAAAATGTTCAGCGACATACAATTCGGTGAGCTGGGCGTCAACATTGACCTCACAGTGCCCGTGATTAACATGGATGACACAGGCTATGGCATGAAGACGCAGTCAGTTGATGTCATGGGAGGCGT CTGGGTTGTGTTTGAGGAGCCGGGCTTTTGTGGTGAGTGCTACATCCTGGAGAAAGGCCTGTATGGAAGCCCAGAGGACTGGGGGGCGCTACAGCCCAGAGTTGCCTCAGCAATGCCTGTCGTGCTG GATGATTTTGAGAACACAGCCAAGTTTAAG GTGCAGCTTTTCTCTGAACCAGGTTTTCAAGGCTCTGTCCTCCCTCTGGAGGACAGTGTGGCATCCCTGCAGGATGGTGTTTCTGTAGCCTCGTGCAAGGTTCTGGCTGGAAG ctggCTGGCATTTGAGGGCCAGGACTTCACTGGAAGGATGTATGTGTTAGAAGTGGGGAGCTACCCAGACCTGAGAGCAATGGGATGTGTTAATGCGAGCTGCTCCATCCTGTCACTACAGACTGTTGGCTTT GAGTTTTCACTGCCATCCATCACTCTGTTTGAGCGGTGTGGTCTGTGGGGGAAGAGGGTGGTTCTGACAGATGGATCAGTCAACCTCCAGCTGGCTGGAGGCTGCACCAGAGTCCAGTCTGTGCTGGTGGAAGGAGGCAT GTGGGTATTATATGAGGGAATCAACTATCGGGGTCCTCAGATTTTGCTAAAACCTGGTGAGGTGCCTGATTGGCGCAAGTTCAGCAGCTGGCAGAAAATTGGATCCCTCCGCCCTCTTTTACAG AAGCGAGTGCACTTCCGTTTAAGGAACAGACAAACGGGGCTCATGATGTCAGTGACCGGCGATTTGGATGATGTCAAACTGCTGCGGATCCAAGAAGCAGAAGAGACTGGTGAATTTGAGCAGATCTGGTTCTACCAGAATGGACATCTCCACTGCAAG ctgctggaggagtGCTGCCTGAGTCCCAGTGGTAGTGTGACGATAGCAGGAAGCCGCGTGGGTCTCACTCCAGAGCCCGACAACCAAATCCACCTGTGGAGCATCACCCCTGAGGGCTTTATCTCCTACACCCCCACCTCTGATCTGGTCCTGGACATCAAAG GGGGCCTTCACTATGACAAAAACCAAGTGATTCTACAAACACTTGATCCAAGTAAACTACAACAAAGGTGGGATGTGGAGATTATATGA